The Polaribacter sp. Q13 sequence GGACAAAACATTACGAAAAAGAATATAGATATTAAAAAGGTACATTTTGACTTGCCTCCGATTAGAATAAAGAAACCAATAATAATAGAAGAATAAATTGATTTTACTGAAATGAAGATAGCCTATTTTTTATTAACGAGCATGCTACTCTTAAGTAGTTGTGGTTCATCAACAAAAGAACAAAAGAATGCCAATTATGGTATTAACTCCAACGCCATAAAGGTAGACGTGATAGCTCCCGAACATGGTATGGCCGATCCACATGCATGGGTTGAAAATGATAGAGTATATGTGATTTGTGGTCATGATGAATCATGGGATGGTAAAGGCTCTTTTCGTATGGATCGTTGGGAAGTATGGTCTTCTGATGATTTAGTAAATTGGAAACATCATAGAAATATTTCCCCAAAGGATACTTATATTGGAGATAGTCCCAATTGTTGGGCAGGTGATGTTTGTGAAAGAGACGGAAAGTATTATTGGTTTTTCTCGAACCGAAACATCAATACAGGCGTAATGGTTGCCGATGAAATTACAGGAGAATACAAAGATTTATTAGGTAAGCCGTTGCTTCCAAAAAATATAATTACAGGGCATCCGTACGATCCCGAAATATTTATTGAAAATAATGTGTACACGATTTGTTTTGGTGCCGGAACCTATTACATGGCAACTTTGGCTAAGGACATGAAATCGCTATCAACCAAGCCTAAAAAAATAATCGTTCAGGATGAAAAAGGGAACAGTCTAAAAGTGGAAGATAAACCTACGCTTTTCAAACGAAACGGTTGGTATTATTTAGTGTATGGAAGCAGGTATTCTATGTCCAAAAATTTATATGGGCCCTATACATTTAAAGGTGCGTTTTTATATGGTGGACATACCAGTTTTTTCGAATGGAAAGACCAATTATACGTGTTACAGGAAAATCATGATATCAGTGCATTTTACCGTGGTGCGAGTTTAAAGCCTGTGTTTTTCAATAAAGATGAAACCATCATTATTCCCGAAGATGATAGTATGTATCCCGCACCCGGAAGACCTTTTGAATTTAAAAATTCTACGATGGGGTGGAAAGCTCTAGAAGGTACTTCACTTTCATTTAAGAATGGTAAGATACAAGGTGAAATTTCAGATAAGAATGCACTTATAGAAAGTGCTCCGTGGCTTTATACCGATACGGGAGAGTGTACTCATTTCACTATTTCAATTAAAAATAAGAGCAATGCTAAGCAATTGAAACTGGCCTTGTATACACGAGATCTTGAGAAAGGTTTTTGGAAGAAGACCGATCCAATTAAATGGGAGCAACAAGAATGGGTAAGTATTCCAATTAGCTCAAACGATAGAGAGTTTAAAGAATATACCATTCAATTATCTCAATTTAAAGAGGTAAAGGAAAAGCTAATGCAAATTGCTATGCAACCTGTTTCTGATACGAATATTGGAACTTGGGAAATTGAAGAAATTCGTGTTAAATAAATGAACATCAAAAATTAGATCTATTATGAAAACTAAATTAACATTGCTTATAGTTGTATCAATATTTTTGGTTCAATGTAAAAGTAAAACATCAAAAACAGTATTAATTCCGAAACAAGCGAATAAGTTTGTTGAGGTGTATCAGCCAGATGGCGATGTGTTTTTTGGACCAGATACAAAAGTACTTAAAGAAGGAAAGTTTTACGAAAGATGGATTCCTAATGATCATACGTTTGTAAAAGCAGAAGATGGTAAATGGCATATTTTTGGAATTACGCATCCGTATACAGATCCTAAATTAGGGAGCATTCATCAAGGCGAATTTGCTTCTTTTCATGCAATATCTTCGGTAACTAATTTTAAAGAAACCTTGTCGGTAGATCATTATTCTGATTTACCTAAAATACTAACTCCAAAAGAACGTCCGGGAGAAATTACAGCAAATCACGCTCCGTATATTATTAAAAAAGACAATTTGTATTATATGGTGTATGGGCATAGCCCGATGCGTTTGGCAACTTCACCAGATTTAAATAATTGGACACCAAAAGGAACTTTTTTCGAAGAGGAAGAAGGAGCAAGAGATCCTAATTTAATTTTGCATGACGGAACTTATTATATGACCTATTGTTCAGAAAAATGCGTGAGAATGAGAACATCAAAAGACTTACTAAATTGGTCTGAAGCCAAAACAATTTTAGTAACGAATGAATTTGATCCTGAATCTCCATCTGTAATATTTCACAATGATACTTTTTATCTTTTTGTATGTGCCTGGGAAAAAGGTTCTTGGGATCGTATTGAATTACTGGGAGCTTACACACATAAAGCGCATGTATTTGCTTCGGATGATTTAATGGATTTTGGAACAGATCAAGAAAAACAAATTACAATATTAAATGCCCATGCTCCAGAAATTTTTCAAGGAGAAGATAAACAATGGTATATTTCGAGTGTGATGTATCCTGGTTATGGTGTAAGTGTAGACAAACTTTTTTGGGAATAATAGACACATCAACAGAAATAATTAAACTTTAAAATTTATAAGTATGAACAAAATATTTTATGCATTTATTGGTCTTAGCTTTATGCTAACATCATGTGGGCAAGACACTTCTAAAAAAACGGTGCAAACTAAAGAAGCAACTACTTTTTTTCCGTTCGATTTACCAGAAGAGAAACCAAATATGCCGTTAAGCGCCGCAATGAACAGAAATTACGATGCGTATATGGGCGTAAGACCAGAAACAAATGAGTTGTTTACGCAATTTAAATATACAAAACTAAAGGGATTTGATTATAATAATGGAGATGGAACTATTTCTCGTCGAGATCCTTCTAAAGTTATTTTTGAAAACGGAAAATACTATATTTGGTATACACATAGAGAAACTCCAACAGCTCCTGTAGGCATACCAAGAGTTGAAGAATCTAATGATACAATTCCTTCTGCAGATTGGGATTTATCGGATATTTTTTATGCAACTTCAAAAGATGGTTTTACTTGGGAAGAACAAGGCGTTGCAGTGCCAAGACCTGCAAAACCTAATATTGGGCATCGCTCTGTAACAACCACCGATATTTTAAAATTTAAAGGGAAGTATTACTTGTATTATCAAGCTTTTTCTGAAGCACCAGGTAAAAGTGGTGGAGATAATTGTCCGGTGGCGGTTTCTTCTTCAGATTCTCCAAACGGACCTTGGACGCCTCATCATAAAGATGTAATTCCGAATGGACCTGCAGGATCTTGGGATCAGTTTTCAATTCATGATCCATACCCAATAGTACATAATGGTAAAATTTATTTGTATTATAAATCCGATTTCGGAAAAAACAAAAAAGAAGGTAAAGGAAATGTAAGAATGCATGGTTTGGCAATTGCAGAGAATCCACTTGGACCTTTTAAAAAGCATGAATTAAATCCGATTATGAATTCTGGACACGAAACAACTTTGTTTCCATTTAAAGAAGGCGTTGCTGCTTTTGCAATTAGAGACGGAAATGAAAGTAATACCATTCAATATGCAAAAGATTGGGTGAATTTTGAGGTTGCTGCTTCGGTAGATTTAATGCCAGATGCTGGTGGGCCTTTTGTGAAAGACGCATTTACAGATACAAAATATGGACAAGGAATTACTTGGGGAATTTCTCACTTTGCAAGACCTCATGGAGATTGGAAAAGAAACCATGTAGTGTTAGTCCGTTTTGATTGTGATTTAAGTCTTGAAGTTAATGATCCCGCTATGAAAAAACATCATAATACACCAAAATTTGAGTATTTATTGAGTCATGGTTTAAATGGTAAACAAAGAGAGCGTATTTCAGCAGAAACAAAATCATTAAAATAATTAAGACTCAGTTATATAGGGGTTTATCGTGTTTTTTTGATGTAAATGTAAAGTTATAGTCTAGTGTTGTTATAAACAGCACTAGGCTTTTTTATGCAGAAAAAACTATATAGTGTAAAGAATAAACTATTTGTTGTCTAGTTCATCAATAGTAATAATTAATTTTAACACTAGAAGTTACTAAATAAATGATGATGAAATTCTCTTTTAACTATTTTTATCTATTGGTGTGTTGCTTACTCATTTCAAACACTATTTGGGCAGGTAAGATAAACCAAAATCCGCCCAATGTAATCCTTATTCTAACAGACGATTTAGGCATTGGAGATTTAGGTTGCGAAGGAAATCCGTGGTTGAAAACACCAAATATTGATGCTTTTTACAATGAATCTGTAAGAATGACAGATTTTCATACAAGTCCGCTTTGTACTCCAACAAGAGCCGCAATTATTACAGGGAAATATCCTATTAATAATGGTGCGTGGGCAACTTTTAAAGGACGCGATGCCTTAACTCAAAACACCAAAACCATGGCAGATGTTTTTAAACAAAATGGTTATAAAACGGCGATGTTTGGTAAATGGCATTTGGGTGATAATTACCCAACAAGACCAACAGATATGGGGTTTGAAACAGCAACGCATCACTTAGCAGGAGGTGTTGGAGAATTATCTGATTATTGGGGGAATAGTTATTTTGACGATGTGTATTATGTAAACAACAAACCCAAGCAATTTGAAGGATATTGTACAGATGTTTGGTTTGAAGAATCAACAAAATTCATCAAAAAAAATAAAGAAAAACCATTCTTTTTGTATCTACCAACAAATGCGCCTCATGATCCTTTAATTGTTGCAGAAAAATATGCAGCACCTTATAAAAAATTAGAAGGAAAAGATATTATTAGCGCCAATTTATATGGTATGATTGCCAATATTGATGAGAATTTCGGGAAGTTTCATCAATTTTTAGAAAATGAAAAGCTGTTAGAAAACACCATTCTTATTTTTATGAGTGATAACGGAACCAGATTTGGATATTCTAAAGATGGCAAGTTAGGTTATAACAAAGGTTATAGAGGAATAAAAGGAAGTAAGCAAGAAGGAGGGCATAGAGTTCCGTTTTTTATTCGTTGGCCTAATGGAAATGTGCAAGGAGGAAAAGACATTAATAGTTTGGCAGAACATGTAGATTTAATTCCGACGTTGGCGGGTTTGTGTAATTTAAAAATCCCGAAAGGAATGAATTTAGACGGACAAGATTTTTCGCCTTTGCTAACTGGAGAAAAAAATAAATTAAAATCGAAAGTTGGTTTTATTCATCATAGGCAAGATTGGAGGCAACCAAAAGATGTGGATCAAACGTGTATTATGAAAAATCAATGGAGATTGATTAATGGTAACGAACTTTATGATATAGAAAAAGACCCAAAACAACGTACTAATCTTGCTGATAAATATCCTAAAATAGTATCAGAATTATTAAAAAAGAATGCTAAGTTTTTAGAGCGTGTAAAAGAAAATCGTGAGTATTATGAACTGCCTTTTAGTGTTGTTGGTAATGAAGCTCAAAAAGAAATTAAATTAACTATTCAGCATGCTATTGGAGAGGATTCAGGAATTTGGAAACCAGAACAAGTTGCTGCAGGAATGAAGAATACCAATAATAAGCATGCTTTAAAAGTAGAAAAAGCAGGCTTGTATCAAATATCTTGCAGACGATGGCCAAAAGAATGTCCAGGGCCAATTTTAGGAATTCCAACGGAAAATCCAAAGAATTTATTCAAGTATGAAACGATATCGCCTGAAAAAGTTAGGATTAGTATTGCAAATCAAATGCTTGAAAAAGACATAAAAGAGGATGAAGCTGAGGTTTTGTTTACTGTGAAGCTTGAAAAGGGAAAAACAATTTTAGAAAACGATTTTATAGAAGGAAAAAGTAAGTATGGTGTGTATTATACTTATGTAAAATATTTAGGAGAATAATAATTAAGTAAATGAAAAAATTAATTCTTTTAGTTTCAGTTTTGATTTTCGCTTGTAAAAGTGAATCAGATTCTCAGTTTTTCGATAAAATTAAAAATACAAAAATAGCATCCGATCAAAATGTAGAATGGAAAAACTTTGGACCAGGAATGTCTGGTTATAATGAAGCGTTTTGGAGTCATCCTACCGACCCAAGCGTTATGTTTTTGGGTCCAGATATGCACGTTGCATACGGAACTTGGGACAACGGTAAATCTTGGAAATCCATTAAAGATTCTGATGGTTTAGGACTTGAAATGAAACGAGTTTTAGACATAGAGTTTTCAATGCAAAATCCAGATTTTGGAATGGCATTAGACTGGAATGGTTGGGTATATGAAACTACAGACAGAGGTCGTTCTTGGCAAAAAAAGAAGGAATTAGGTAAAAGTTATAAAGAAGTTGGTATTGATCCTAATGATTTAAATTCTTTTAAAAAAGGATGGTATTATGAACAAGAAGGAACGCGCCATAGTGAATTGGCAGTAGACCCAACCAATGAAAATATTTGGTATGTAGGTGCTGGAGATTTTTGGAATGTAAAAAATAATGTAAGAACGAGAGCTAATCCATATGGAACTACTTTTAAATATGCTTCTTATGGTTATATATACAAATCTACCGATAAAGGAAAATCTTGGAAAAAGATTTCTAAAGGCCTACCTAAAAATACCGATGTTGGGAGAATTATAGTAGATCCAAATAACAATAACACTGTTGTTATGGCTGCTAACATGGGCTTGTTTCATAGTTTTGATGGTGGTTTGTCTTGGGAGATAGTAGCAAAAGGCTTACCTAATAATATTCCAAGAGATTTAACGTCATATTATAATAAGGACACCAAAGAGTTTGCGTTGTACTTGGTAGAGCAAACAATGTATGAGCCAAAAGGAAAAAGTATTTCAACAAAAGGAGGTGTTTATAAAAGTATTGATAGCGGTAAAAACTGGACAAGTATTACCGGTGATTTAGGTGTTGATTTTAATGAAATAAATGACCAATCGCATAGAAATAACTATTACAAAGCCTTGAGTATTTTTTTAGAAGAAGATTCAAAAAAGTTATATCCAATTATTCCTAAAAATACGTATTCAGCGTTTAATAAAATAGTGG is a genomic window containing:
- a CDS encoding family 43 glycosylhydrolase is translated as MADPHAWVENDRVYVICGHDESWDGKGSFRMDRWEVWSSDDLVNWKHHRNISPKDTYIGDSPNCWAGDVCERDGKYYWFFSNRNINTGVMVADEITGEYKDLLGKPLLPKNIITGHPYDPEIFIENNVYTICFGAGTYYMATLAKDMKSLSTKPKKIIVQDEKGNSLKVEDKPTLFKRNGWYYLVYGSRYSMSKNLYGPYTFKGAFLYGGHTSFFEWKDQLYVLQENHDISAFYRGASLKPVFFNKDETIIIPEDDSMYPAPGRPFEFKNSTMGWKALEGTSLSFKNGKIQGEISDKNALIESAPWLYTDTGECTHFTISIKNKSNAKQLKLALYTRDLEKGFWKKTDPIKWEQQEWVSIPISSNDREFKEYTIQLSQFKEVKEKLMQIAMQPVSDTNIGTWEIEEIRVK
- a CDS encoding family 43 glycosylhydrolase; this encodes MKTKLTLLIVVSIFLVQCKSKTSKTVLIPKQANKFVEVYQPDGDVFFGPDTKVLKEGKFYERWIPNDHTFVKAEDGKWHIFGITHPYTDPKLGSIHQGEFASFHAISSVTNFKETLSVDHYSDLPKILTPKERPGEITANHAPYIIKKDNLYYMVYGHSPMRLATSPDLNNWTPKGTFFEEEEGARDPNLILHDGTYYMTYCSEKCVRMRTSKDLLNWSEAKTILVTNEFDPESPSVIFHNDTFYLFVCAWEKGSWDRIELLGAYTHKAHVFASDDLMDFGTDQEKQITILNAHAPEIFQGEDKQWYISSVMYPGYGVSVDKLFWE
- a CDS encoding family 43 glycosylhydrolase encodes the protein MNKIFYAFIGLSFMLTSCGQDTSKKTVQTKEATTFFPFDLPEEKPNMPLSAAMNRNYDAYMGVRPETNELFTQFKYTKLKGFDYNNGDGTISRRDPSKVIFENGKYYIWYTHRETPTAPVGIPRVEESNDTIPSADWDLSDIFYATSKDGFTWEEQGVAVPRPAKPNIGHRSVTTTDILKFKGKYYLYYQAFSEAPGKSGGDNCPVAVSSSDSPNGPWTPHHKDVIPNGPAGSWDQFSIHDPYPIVHNGKIYLYYKSDFGKNKKEGKGNVRMHGLAIAENPLGPFKKHELNPIMNSGHETTLFPFKEGVAAFAIRDGNESNTIQYAKDWVNFEVAASVDLMPDAGGPFVKDAFTDTKYGQGITWGISHFARPHGDWKRNHVVLVRFDCDLSLEVNDPAMKKHHNTPKFEYLLSHGLNGKQRERISAETKSLK
- a CDS encoding arylsulfatase codes for the protein MKFSFNYFYLLVCCLLISNTIWAGKINQNPPNVILILTDDLGIGDLGCEGNPWLKTPNIDAFYNESVRMTDFHTSPLCTPTRAAIITGKYPINNGAWATFKGRDALTQNTKTMADVFKQNGYKTAMFGKWHLGDNYPTRPTDMGFETATHHLAGGVGELSDYWGNSYFDDVYYVNNKPKQFEGYCTDVWFEESTKFIKKNKEKPFFLYLPTNAPHDPLIVAEKYAAPYKKLEGKDIISANLYGMIANIDENFGKFHQFLENEKLLENTILIFMSDNGTRFGYSKDGKLGYNKGYRGIKGSKQEGGHRVPFFIRWPNGNVQGGKDINSLAEHVDLIPTLAGLCNLKIPKGMNLDGQDFSPLLTGEKNKLKSKVGFIHHRQDWRQPKDVDQTCIMKNQWRLINGNELYDIEKDPKQRTNLADKYPKIVSELLKKNAKFLERVKENREYYELPFSVVGNEAQKEIKLTIQHAIGEDSGIWKPEQVAAGMKNTNNKHALKVEKAGLYQISCRRWPKECPGPILGIPTENPKNLFKYETISPEKVRISIANQMLEKDIKEDEAEVLFTVKLEKGKTILENDFIEGKSKYGVYYTYVKYLGE